Part of the Plasmodium falciparum 3D7 genome assembly, chromosome: 10 genome, tgcataagtttataaatatatacatttcatCTCCCCATGTTATTTCCAATTACATAATTGATGTGATGCCAACTGtggttattatttttccatTGATAAAATTTATCAGCtagctaaaaaaaaaaaaaaaaaaaaaaaaaattctcttTTTTTCACTCCTATATTTGACTTTAAGTTTTTacccacatatatatatatatatatatatatatatatatatgtatgtatattttatgcTTCAGTTTTGAGAAttgttatatgtataatttaaaaattggTTAAAAATGTAGTGTGTTAAAAGCCAAcataattttgttatttttaatacaatGAGAAAAAACATAATACTTGTggcatatatatgttttatttatatgagaGCGAAATGTGAAGcactaaaaataaataatatactaaATAAATCCTATTTTGCCATTATAAGCaactataataataataataataacaatattaaacatattaatCATATTAATGGTCAAgggaaacatataaataagagTAGTCATAATAAAGGaggtatattaaataatgaggTATTAAAAAAGCCTGGAAAAGAGAATAAGAAGCTTAAGGAAAATGTTCCAAAAGATATAAAGGAACATGTCTCTGAAAtttcaaaagaaaataaatttcttcattttgaaaataataaaaagatatcGATAAATCCTTTATTTCAATCACTTTGTAAAAAGGTAAGCGTTAGTGAAAcgtgtttatataatatacagaAATTTTATAGTGAAGTGAATTATATGAAtcttaaaaataagaatcctaaagataataaatatttttgtggAGTattatatggaaaatatGAAAGAGATGAATTTGTAAAAGTTGAGCATGTTTTCTTTTCAATGAATAAAACTGAACAAGGatatgatgaaaaatatCTTTTACATAGTGAAGATAGAAAAAGAGCAGACCAGCTAGCGAAAATGTTAAATTTGGAAGTTGTTGGATTTTTATATGCATATCCTGATATAGGAGTTGATTTAAATATGtctaataaaaaacaaaagcattttataaaattaaacaaaaaaatgaaaacattgaatgatgaagaaaatgaaatatttattccTATGGGTGGAAAAGAAGTTTTATTATCCATAATGTTAATGTGGCAAATAAGGAGGCAATCAAAAATagtagaagaaaaaaatggaaaagcATATGcacatatgaataaaaacaaaaacaatgATAGTCATAATGATGATCATAATGATGGTCATAATGATGGTCATAATCATAATAGTGATGATACTAATTTCATTGAAGAGAACAGTGACCAGCATAATAATGGTAacattaaaaagaaaaagaatgaGACGATAAAATTTAAGAatgtaaaaaagaaaaataaaacaaaacaaggaaaaaaaaatatgaatataaaaccATTTATTACTTTATCAATTggtatgaataaaaataatgaatctATAATAGTTGAAGCATATGAAATGAattatgatttattaaaattaataaaacatGATATggtaaaagatataaataaacaaaatagtATATTacaatttgaaaaaaatgataaagataaagaaataaaaataaaaacttttGATAGTGAAATAGATATTATGaatgaattatatttaaaatgtaaaaataatatacttataaaaaaaatagaaattaaaaaaatagatatcCTTTTTTGTGTAAACAATATACCTATATTTTCTCATAAaggtaattataattattttttcccaTATCCAACCaatacaaattattattacatactACAAACATTTAATCATATGATCAAAGCATTACATAATAAAAGTGATATTGTCCATATTTTTAGagattttaattttttattttttttaacaaacaTTTTTTCAATTAAACATGACCTTCCTTATTTTTGTAATGCTGTTAAAGATGTCAATAATTCTGTAGATATACCAGACCATTATTTGCACATTTTACAAAATCTATCCAATAACGCAAACatgttaaattaaaatataatacatatatatatatatatatatatatatatagatagatagatatatagataatatttatatttaatgtatGGGTTTATTGtgtttcttttatttattcattttactTTTCTTATAATTCTCAAAACTGATGTTccattttgttttcttttttttacgttacacaaaaatatgtacatatatacatatatatatatatatatatatatatatatttatttatttatgttcttataattttttggaaaattaaaaattaaaatttaaaaattaatatataggTTTATTTATAAGCCctatttataatttgtttaattataaaacatagaaacaaaaaaaaaaaaataaaataaataaataaataaaaaaaatagaataaaataaaattatatcatattatatcaaataaaataaaacaaataacaacaaaattatcataatgataaatattataattttaatgatggtgttattgttatattatacCTTATTAGTTAAAATTGTGGAAAATATAAcgaagaaacaaaaaaagaaaaaagaggGATACacacaaacatatatatatatatatatatatatatgtatacttaatatatgtttatttagaAATTAAAGTACCGACTGCTTCACTTATCCTCAAAGGGTAGCTTGCTTTATCATTAAGTAGTAATTCCCGATTTAATGTTACATTCCAATGTTTTTGTTTAGTCATAGGAAAGTTGTATGAAGGAGCATGCTCCTTGTAAGTACTCATAACATTTTGTTTATCATGTATACAACAAGAATTTAATATTGTACACATAATTTTgtttgttataatattaatctttCTCAAGGGAATATAAGAAGAaacttcattattataatagtgggaataattattataaatattatcattactgGTTAAggaatgatatatatgacaaCAATTCATTtgatcatcatcattattattattattactactagtagtagtagtagtagtattagtagtagtaataaaattattgatattcttcatttttcttttatgtgTTGTTTggttttctttatttttttccatttgtttcattttttctcttAACATAAGTAATTTATTCTGATCTGTCCACTGTCGAAGTTTTTGAAAAACCTGATATTCATTGCAAACATAACTATGAGgagaattataaaataatatactgtagattttttgtttttcataatcgtcattatataatatatcattatttaaaaatgtattataaaatatatttttcttattatcattataataataattattataatttttggtaatattattttttatggtaTTATTTTCTTGGTTGATACGTTTTTGtatttcttgttttttttttatacgcGATATAAAACTACTACTATGATCATCTCTTTCAAaacattttgttatattttccatatttatctcctttttcattttactaattattttatcaaatatgtgtataatcAATTTAATACATTCCATTTCAAAATATTcacatttaaataattttttcagtGGCCTAATAACATTTGTActgtttttcattttttcttttttattttttttaacataagaatcaaaaaaaaacaaaatgtcATGACAGTTATCttctaaatttttatttgaagaaaaaacatttattatatcaatattaaattttttttcttttatatctaATAATACTATATTATCACCTTCGAAAAAGGGATAACATGTCTtatgatttttattatatttattaatatcttcatttttattcttatccTCTTCTCtcatttctatatatttctttaatatcTCATCAGCTAGTATCCTTTTCTCATTCATTTCTTGAGTGTTCTTATGAACATGTTCTGATTTATCACTGAACAAATTttggtttatattatttgtctCTTTTTTAACATTATTGTGTTCATCAGGTACTATTATAacattctcttttttttttttttttttctcaggggcatcttttatttttatatgtctctcttttgattttatatctttatttctGTCCTTTATTTGAGACTTCATCTGGAATCtggtttttttctttatggTTGTTTTTTCTCCAGCATATGTTTcttctataattttatttgaatCTGCAATACTTTGTTTATCCCCATTGGTTTGATTATCCAATTTGACTTGTGTATCATCACTAGTTTGTTTATcataattacattttttatcatcactaCTTTGTTTATCATCACTACTTTGTTTATCATCACTACTTTGTTTATCATCACTACTTTGTTTATCATAATTgcattttttatcataattacattttttatcatcactaCTTTGTTTATCATCACTACTTTGTTTATCATCACTACTTTGTTTATCATCACTACTTTGTTTATCATAATTgcattttttatcatcactactttgtttatcataattgcattttttatcataattacattttttatcataattgcattttttatcatcactaCTTTTTTTATCCACAACATCTAGCTGTtcctttttttgttcttctcCTTTTTCCGTTTtactttttccttttcttacAAGTTGTTGATTATGCtcttttatctttttctcCAGGATATTTTTATTCGCACGTTTTGAAATATCCATATGAtgttggtttttttttttttttttttttttctttttgaatATATCACTGAATTTTATTTCCTTCGATTTTAAATTAactttctttatataatttgtatagtttatatcttttacataattaagatttttgaaaaattcattattattattattattattattgttgttgttgttgttgttgttgttgttgttgttgtttacgttattatttatatgttgttttttttttattattttatttctttttttttttttggcttttttttttttctcatttgtGAGATTATTTATTGTTTTCAAAAAAGAAGTGTGTGTACTTTTAGCATGTTTAAATTGTAAAATGTgagtatttttattttttaattctgtTGATGAGTTCATTAATAAATTTGATTTTTGTTTATCatgagaaatatatatgttttctttCTTATATGATTGActgttcattttattttgatcatAATTTGAAAGAATTAATTGTTCTTCAGCTTTTATTTGAAGGTTCAAATTGTTAAGACTATTTTGTTTAGTAACATCATCTTTTATTGCTTCTTTAATTTcatcaaataaattattttcatacttttttttattctttatatgatcattaataatatgatcattaataatatgatcaTTTGATGTTTtgttcttttcttttaaggagttttttttgttaaaagaTTCAATTTGATTACTATCCTTTTGAAAGatattcatttcttttacatcatttatttgattattgttagaattattaattacattattatcaatatttttttttttaatgatattTTGATTTTCAATTATCGTATCAGAACActtttcatttaattcattgaattctttttcttctacaATTTGTTTCTCATTTgttatgtttctttttttaatgacttttattttattaattttttttttttttttcttcatatttgttctctttttctttctttcatctttattatcatttatttgtttatttagcTTTTTAATCCTCCCCCCTGGTATATTTTCCaaataactttttttttgtttttcatcaATACGATTAATTCCCACGTATTTTAATTTGtctatattatctatatgcTTCAATATTTTGttggaaataatatatttctttttctttttcttatattccTTTCTATTTGTTGACATATTTTTCTTGTCCTCCTTTTTGTCTATGTCTTTTTGTTTATCGattttttcatcttcttGTTGTAGTACAaccatattatcatcactgaTCGATGTATGTGGTCTATTCATAATGGTAaagatatgaataaaaaaaataataaaataaaaaaaatatatatatatatatatatatatatatatttatgtattataaaattacgCAGAGGTATATTTTAAAACTATATTtggtaaattatattaaaatatggcACATATACATGTTATGTACATCTAATCACACGTGCAATATAACAacatcaaataaataaatatataaagaattatatattcattattttttcaataaaCTACATAAAgggttataaaaaaaaaatatatatatgtatatatatattttatgtacatgtaatatttttttatgtcatAATTACCTGTACGGTCAGAAAAAAAAgccgtttttttttttttttttttattcatttgatatatatatatatatatatatatatatgtttatatgtatatatatattttttttttgggtagccaaaatttaaaatgtaatatatgagctatattttttaataggagattaattatttaaacaaCTGAAACAATTGAGAATTATAcgtgcaaaaaaaaaaaaaaaaaaaattaaaattaacaaataaataaataaatttatacgtacacataatatatatatattaatatcaaTTATGACTTAAGTGTATtgaatttaaaattaaaatataaaaaccaaattatcaaaaagttacacataaaaaaaaaaaaaaaaatgtccatgcataaataaacatacatacatatatatatatatatatatatatatttatttatttatttatttatttatgctTCCCTTATTGGTtgtcttttttatatctgtCCCTCATCAATGTTGTAACATGCTCTTTTACAGGTGTTATATTgtgattataaatataatcctGGTAAATTTCCACAAACCTGTCTCTTATATACTTCCTGTTCATAGCTTGACAAGCATTTCTGGcctcttcttcatcatcgaAATACACATATGCATGCCCAGTGGGCTTATTCTTAATTCctttaattatatgaatggGATATGCTTGTTTTGTTAATTGGAAATCTCtaaagaaattttttatttcttcttctgATGCATCAAAAGGTAATCCTCTTAATTTCAATCTCGgtaaatttattttctcttctatattaatatattcgcTGAAGTTACGAACTGACATAATCTTTTGGGGGCTACTAGAAAAAGAAtctccatatatatatttcttattatagTACTTATtgttgttaatatatattttccttcctcttaataatttaaagaacatttttattttattttattttttttgatatatttttatgatgtaTCCAAGAAATGGAactatatgaatattatagaaaaagaaacgctttccacaaaaaaaaaataaaaaatgaaaaatgaaaaataaaaaagcaaaaaattaaagaaataaacGTGGCTTCTCTCTtctcttttatattaatacatacatatatatatatatatatatatatgtatatatttattttaggaattgatatatatacagAAAAAATTTCTCatctttttataaacattttgtacattttttttttctattcatTCCTAGTAcggatgaaaaaaaaaaaaatatacatatatatatatttatatgtatttaatttcTTATACGTATATATGTAGAGTGtgcattatttatttcaaaatTTATAGGTATAAATAATGTTCATTTTAAAACACATTTTACAAttcttaattttttacaACAGTTTGTTTAAAATacgaaaaaaggaaaattaacATATGactttaaattaaaaaaaaaaaaaaaaaatatatatatatatatatatatatatatatatatatacatatacctattattgtaataatatgagTGAGAAGATGGATATGTACATTTACCATtttaatgaataaataaatacaaaaataagtaaatacatacatacatacacatatatttatatatatatatatatttcattttactgttagttcataattttttactaatgtttgataataataataatatgagtaAAGAGCTAAAACAATtggagaaagaaaaaaaaaatgtggagggaaataatttaaatttattgttAGGTgatttaaaaatgatgacaGCTTATGAAATGTCATCTGAATGGAAAGATACAAATATGATGAATGaatgttttaataatttctctTGGTTTGATTCAAGAATATTAAGAAATATGcagaattatttaaatgcTGATGATGTagaaaaatcaaaaattGACTATGCATATAATACTTTATTCCCAAAACCAATTGATATAAAAGATACTAAATTAAATATGATGGCCCTATGGATTAAATCGAGaattcattataataatacctTTTTCCCATTACAATTATCACCTTATGATGTATGAGAGGagtaaaacaaaacaaagaGAAATAAACACacacaaaataaagaaaaaaaaatatacatatatatatatatatatatatatatatatatatatatatatatttcctttcattttgtcctttttttttgtgttgtatttttgtacataaaataaactTAAAAGTATGTGAGCAAATAATAACTAGCTTACGAGAACTAGCCAattgtatattttgtttaaaaaaaaaaaaaaaaaaaaaaaaaattaattgtaTTTAATtacttaatttttaatatatttatgttgttcctcatttttaaaaacctTACATTAATGTTAAAGCATTATCGATTTTTTCTTGTAAATCATTAAGGTTATTGTAAAACTTGTCAAGTACATATAAAGGTATATGTAACACTTGGGAAATATAAGCATTAGTACTGAACGTATTGTCCTCATTCCTTTGTTCATCTGCCAAAGggacaaaaaataaaataaaaataaataaataaatatatatatatatatatatatatatatatatatatatgtgtacatgTCCAATATGAATGTgtcttaatatttataaataattttcaatgcactaaaaaaagaatatattgtAACCTTCCTTTATTTCATCCTTTAAAGATAAGGGATCAGGGGGAGATACAAAAGAACAGTAATTTGTGAAACACAAATGAACTGGATAAGAtggaaataaaaacatatattctaagatgttatatatagagaaaatattttcaaacatatattttattatatattttgcttcttcataattaaaaaatattatgtcaTTTTTggtttctttttcttcatttattttaactTCATTAGtactatttattaaaatgttttcTTCCTTTGTATCTATAAGATTCATACTTGTGTTACTActttgttttcttttatcattttttatagtagtttttttgatttttataatatccttattatcattttttataatcgtattattattctttacattattgttattatccTTTTCTTGATTTTGAATAGTTATATGTTTTTCATTCTgggtatttatatttacttcagaacttgtattattttgtgtatcttttatttttttattttgttcaggTGAATTATTATActgtatatttttctttaataaagttataaaataatttatagttttttttttttttttttcttttacacCTAAGTTTTCCATAATTTGATACAAGGTCATGATTACAAttgatatgaataaattcagtttgtaaatatttaattttattttatttccatAAATTATAGTTTCTATAATAAGTTCAActaccattttttttttttctgacaTAGGTGTATATGTTtcgtttttatataaatgtttataaaCTTCTTCAATAATCATTTCATATTCatcatttgtatatttaagaTTGGAAATTTTGTCAACATTTTTGTTTTccgttttttttaaattattattatcttcttcattttctacatttttgttttccactttttttaaattattattatattcttcattttctacatttttatttttggaaATGTGTGGCCTGCAATCATTTATGTCTTTTGCATTGTTCTGTTTATTTTCTAAGGATATAGCTTCaagtattttttcttctcctTTTTCAAATGACTCTGTAGGTTCTATATCtatgtttgtttgtttttcaaatatatttttatcttcagaagtattattttcatgtatatttttgtcaTCTGCCTTATTGTTTGTTAATAGTTTATACTTTTCGTCTATTATTTTACCTGGttccttttttaaaaataaataatcgctagaattaaaaaaaaaagatatattcgatttatttttaaaacttataaatttatgaaaACGTCCTTTTATTCCTCCGATATTTTTAAACACGCTTAGGATTTCTTCTAAACTTTCTATTGataagaaaattattatatcttcatGATATAATGTTTTCATCTTTTTATGTTCTAGagcattttattatttaacatGTGGACACAAAAATTTAAGGGTTCTAAAAAGGGAAGTAcatggaaaaatataaattattgaaTATATAGACAGATAggaatttttcttattatacgTATGGTAATGTATGCTTTATATTGAATATcattacaaataaaaaaaaaaaaatatatacatatatgtatttatttatttatttatttatttatttattttcttatatatcaCTGagatttttaaatttttatttatgcgctacaataaatacatatacattttttccttttccttttctttttcaaaaaaaaaaaaaaaaaaaaaaaaaatggagaaaattatattcatGTTTAAGGTAAAAATGGTAAGTGcattaatgataaaaaatgaaaaagataaaatgcttataattttatacacatttaagaatatattaaaatcctgacaaaattaaataatataacatttttaaataaaatacatatatgactaaaaagaaaaaggaaaataaggACAAtccattttaatataaccATTTTGAatttatacttatatatacatatacacacacacacatatatatatatatatatatgtatgtatataaaatatacatatattccatattttttatggaaaataatataacaatatatatagatcCCTTGTTTAAAATGAAGACGATACTGTGAACAAAgaagtaaaaaataatgttttatttttcaagatattattttataataaagggtataaatatatatttctataaatttgaataaatgtattagttctttgataaaaaattataatatgatgaCCTACCAGATGAAACTATATAATGGGCACAAAAGTAtccttatttattatatctattgATAAGAacatatttgttataattattaaaataatattatatacatatatacatattatatatatatatatatatatatatatatatatttatttatttgtgtgtgttttttatttatttgttttgttttatttaatttttttttttcttttattatattattttttgttgaaAATTGCCTGAACTGTTCAggtaaaaaaatgaaagtaaaaaaaagtaaaaaataatcacatgcatttaaatatacatatattttcttattttaaaagggacatatatatttttttttagttttgtaatatatatatatatatatatatatatatatatacatatatatatattatgtaaaaagaagagaaaaatgaaaataggAAATAACAAAATTTGTACTTGGAATATTTGTAAGAGAAGAATATCTTTTTTTGGAGTTCTTCCTTTTGAACTTGAAAAAAAGGGAAACATAAGAAAAATAGAAAGGAGGACATTTTCTGGATGGAATGAGAggaaatttttgtttttttctttaagcagtgacataaataaatgtgtTAATATGAGCGAAATGATAATAAGAAGGGGGAATATCACTAcaactaaaaaaaatagtggTAAGAATAAAAGCGAGAAAAATGAAAGTGATgtagataataatagtactagtaataataataataataataataacttgAAAGGAAGCAGTAAGATAGTTgtgtatataaaaagtaacaaattatatttaacataCAACggttttcttttattttttttttccatatttgcTTATTGTATAACTAAATTGTTAATCATGTTTTTTGAAGAACCTCCTGCTGTGAAACTAGTAAAAGAAAGcgttttaaaagataaaaaactAATAGAAGAATATGAAGAAGTTCTTTTTTCAAGGTTCTGGTCAGGATTCTTAAATGATAACGATGCTCGcattatcataaatattaaaagtaaaaaacaaaataaaaaaggaagaattgtaagtaatttaataaaaaaaaatgatcaaTGGATTATTAAAACcttaacatattataatacaaaaaaaacgGATAACTTAAAAACTGACGATTTGAAGAATCTACAAAAAAATCAACAAATCAGCTTATGTCCAATAAATACTGATTCGTTTAgcaaaaagaaatgaaatattacGGAATAAAGagcttttaaataattttattttttcaattttttttaaataaaccacaaaaaaaatacaaaaattttaaaatataaaaattaaaatataaataaataaataaatatatatatatatatatatatatatatatatattataattttgtcaattttttaaaatatataataattttttttttttttcttttttttttttttacattattttttcaagTACATTTGTttctaaatattttattttgtcctaaaaaataaatatatgtatatatatatatatatatatatatatatatatatataataaatatatttaaatgtgcatatttgcatatatattcatacacatataaacataaattcattttcttaacatgtcttttttatttttttatttttttttttattaacctcttttgatttatttttccaATCCATGTATTCAATAGTAAGGAcctatataagaaataaaacgcacacatataaaatcatatgtgtaatattaaaaatatgttacaataatatttcgttattaatttattttattataagatTTACCTTCCACTTGAGtttattcaaaatataatatttcaagGTAGTCTTTGCATTTATTTTCCCATTGAAGTTATAGTAATGTGTAAATCCATTAACTTCGATACAAAtctacaaaaataaaaataaaaataataaataaataaataatataaatataaatatatataataatgtatatattattatatatactttttacctttttcttttttaaagcAAAGTCTAAGACATAGGGTCCAAttaaaaattctttttctaCATTCAATCCAATTTCCTTAAATAGCTTGGCTATCTGTTGTTGAATTTTGGATGTAGTTACTGtatctttaatattttttttttcaataatttttcttgcttcttcatatttttcttccttcatatctttcaaataatataaggaTATATGTAActaaaagtaaaatataaatacacaaaaaaaaaaaaaaaaaaataaataaataaaataaaaacaaataaattgaAATGAAATGGAATGGaatgaaataatatggatattaatttttttttttttttttttttttttttttttcatattttaatgaacatatttatgtaacattaaatattaaaagacatatatttatttatacataaattatcacatatgatattattcatttgtgaatttttttttttattaattttagcTTGCCTgttttaattcttcattttttaacttattaatattatttaataatat contains:
- a CDS encoding RNA-binding protein, putative — translated: MFFKLLRGRKIYINNNKYYNKKYIYGDSFSSSPQKIMSVRNFSEYINIEEKINLPRLKLRGLPFDASEEEIKNFFRDFQLTKQAYPIHIIKGIKNKPTGHAYVYFDDEEEARNACQAMNRKYIRDRFVEIYQDYIYNHNITPVKEHVTTLMRDRYKKDNQ
- a CDS encoding ATP synthase-associated protein, putative, encoding MFDNNNNMSKELKQLEKEKKNVEGNNLNLLLGDLKMMTAYEMSSEWKDTNMMNECFNNFSWFDSRILRNMQNYLNADDVEKSKIDYAYNTLFPKPIDIKDTKLNMMALWIKSRIHYNNTFFPLQLSPYDV